The Xanthomonas fragariae genome has a segment encoding these proteins:
- a CDS encoding MAPEG family protein, with amino-acid sequence MELTTELQMLGWAMVLGVVQLLAASASTTAQRGIKWNASARDNETRPLTGVAARLERALRNYLETFPIFAAAVLAVSVAGRTSADTALGVQLYLWARVAYVPVYSAGIPYLRSAIWVVSFWGIVKLLRALLGW; translated from the coding sequence GTGGAACTGACGACCGAACTGCAGATGCTGGGCTGGGCCATGGTGCTTGGAGTGGTGCAATTGCTGGCCGCCTCGGCCAGCACGACCGCCCAGCGCGGCATCAAATGGAATGCCAGCGCACGCGATAATGAGACCAGACCGCTCACCGGCGTTGCCGCGCGACTGGAGCGTGCATTGCGCAATTACCTGGAAACCTTTCCGATCTTCGCCGCTGCCGTTTTGGCGGTGAGTGTTGCCGGACGCACGAGTGCAGACACTGCGCTCGGCGTGCAGCTTTACCTGTGGGCGCGGGTGGCCTATGTGCCGGTGTATTCGGCGGGCATTCCCTACCTGCGCAGCGCGATCTGGGTGGTGTCGTTTTGGGGCATCGTCAAGCTGCTGCGGGCACTGCTGGGTTGGTGA
- a CDS encoding GGDEF domain-containing protein — protein MVAALELRHTFPHNSKRVRAVIKPELPSNEAERLAVLRQYEVLDSPAESAFDDLAMIASTLCETQMAAVVLVDQDRQWLKSAHGALRGEAPRDISFCAHAILRPGEVLMVEDTLLDPRFHDNPMVTGSAGVRFYAGAPLVTSEGMALGSLCVFDQTPAHLRDEQREALQALSRQASHLLELRLAGKRLRQQLHERDWYEGQMAGYYAAMDAVNADLVEQTRTDPLTGLPNRRAFAVALAAATEQTRAADQPLSLALLDVDHFKIVNDVHGHDQGDMVLRELSTLLRAHVAGAGTIARYGGEEFVLLLPNVDLLQARVQCEYLRQSVAVMTIALPVTVTVSIGVATLHPQESVEAVIKRADQALYAAKRGGRDQVVALA, from the coding sequence ATGGTTGCGGCTCTTGAGCTACGGCATACTTTCCCCCATAACAGCAAGCGGGTGCGGGCAGTGATCAAACCGGAATTGCCGAGCAACGAAGCCGAGCGGCTGGCCGTCTTGCGTCAGTACGAGGTGCTGGATTCGCCGGCCGAAAGTGCATTCGACGATCTGGCCATGATCGCCTCTACGCTGTGCGAGACGCAGATGGCGGCCGTAGTGCTGGTGGACCAAGATCGCCAGTGGCTCAAGTCTGCACATGGTGCGCTGCGCGGTGAAGCGCCGCGCGATATCTCGTTCTGTGCGCATGCGATTCTGCGCCCGGGCGAAGTGCTGATGGTCGAGGACACCTTGCTCGACCCTCGCTTCCACGACAATCCGATGGTCACCGGCAGCGCTGGCGTGCGCTTCTATGCCGGTGCGCCGCTGGTGACCAGCGAAGGCATGGCGCTGGGTTCGTTGTGCGTGTTCGACCAGACCCCGGCGCATTTGCGCGACGAGCAGCGCGAAGCCCTGCAGGCCTTATCGCGGCAGGCCTCGCATTTGCTGGAACTGCGTCTGGCCGGCAAGCGGCTGCGCCAGCAACTGCACGAGCGCGATTGGTACGAAGGGCAGATGGCTGGTTATTACGCGGCGATGGATGCGGTGAACGCCGATCTGGTCGAGCAAACCCGCACCGATCCATTGACCGGCTTGCCCAACCGGCGCGCGTTTGCAGTGGCATTGGCGGCAGCCACCGAACAGACGCGGGCGGCAGATCAGCCGTTGTCGCTGGCGCTGCTGGATGTCGATCATTTCAAGATCGTCAACGACGTGCATGGGCACGACCAGGGCGATATGGTGTTGCGCGAACTGTCGACGTTGCTGCGCGCGCATGTCGCCGGTGCCGGCACGATCGCACGTTATGGCGGGGAGGAATTCGTGCTGCTGTTGCCTAACGTGGATCTGCTGCAGGCGCGCGTGCAATGCGAGTATCTGCGGCAAAGCGTGGCGGTGATGACGATCGCGTTGCCGGTGACGGTGACGGTGAGCATTGGCGTGGCCACCTTGCATCCGCAAGAGAGTGTGGAGGCGGTGATCAAGCGTGCCGATCAGGCCTTGTATGCGGCCAAGCGCGGTGGGCGGGATCAGGTGGTGGCGTTGGCGTAG
- a CDS encoding DMT family transporter, which translates to MPTTVLRKAQLQIHFCVLLWGITAILGKLITLQALPLVWWRMLIVVVALALLPRVWRGLRGLSGQVVLGYCGIGALVALHWLTFYGAIKLANASVAATCIALAPVFTATIEPWVTQRPFRPRELLFGLAVLPGVALVVGGVPDGMRAGVVLGAISAVLVGLFGSLNKRMVAHADPLTVTALELGAGTLTLTLLAPAMSLLLPSLHGDPLIIPSLHDSALLLLLSLACTLLPFALALVALRHLSAYSVQLVTNLEPVYAIVLAIALLGEQRELTLQFYLGMTIILGAVFLHPVLERRRKVVRPELLGTAEAKNIVE; encoded by the coding sequence AGGCGCAACTGCAAATCCATTTCTGCGTCCTGCTCTGGGGCATCACCGCGATCCTGGGCAAGCTGATCACGCTGCAAGCATTGCCGCTGGTGTGGTGGCGCATGTTGATCGTGGTGGTGGCGCTGGCGTTGTTGCCGCGGGTGTGGCGCGGCTTGCGTGGTTTGTCCGGGCAGGTGGTGCTGGGTTATTGCGGCATCGGCGCGTTGGTGGCATTGCACTGGCTGACCTTCTACGGCGCGATCAAGCTGGCCAATGCCTCGGTGGCGGCGACCTGCATCGCATTGGCGCCGGTGTTCACTGCAACGATCGAGCCATGGGTGACGCAGCGACCGTTCCGTCCGCGCGAATTGCTGTTCGGGCTGGCGGTGTTGCCCGGCGTGGCGCTGGTGGTCGGCGGGGTGCCGGACGGCATGCGCGCCGGCGTGGTGCTCGGTGCGATTTCGGCGGTATTGGTCGGGCTGTTCGGCTCACTGAATAAACGCATGGTGGCGCATGCCGATCCGCTCACCGTCACCGCGTTGGAACTCGGCGCCGGCACACTGACCTTGACCCTGCTCGCACCGGCGATGTCGTTGCTGTTGCCGTCGTTGCATGGCGATCCGTTGATCATTCCCAGCCTGCATGACAGCGCGTTGTTGCTGCTGCTGTCGCTGGCCTGCACCTTGTTGCCATTTGCATTGGCACTAGTGGCGCTGCGCCACCTCAGCGCCTACTCGGTGCAGTTGGTGACCAATCTCGAGCCGGTCTACGCCATCGTTCTGGCCATTGCATTGCTCGGCGAGCAACGCGAACTGACGTTGCAGTTCTATCTCGGCATGACGATCATTCTCGGCGCGGTATTTCTGCATCCGGTACTCGAACGCCGGCGCAAAGTGGTGCGCCCGGAACTGCTCGGCACAGCCGAGGCAAAAAACATCGTCGAGTAA
- a CDS encoding putative bifunctional diguanylate cyclase/phosphodiesterase — protein MAQAARGTSSGQTMHMVRGWLTLPLALLIGIAIGMAVVSALLIEIQSGATAWIVGQSHWSNAQQESVYWMERYLGSGDPADLQAACRALEVPLGDRSARMAVEQPVIDWDEVYAGLNAGRNARQDMPQMVRLYRYGREFPFLGEAIALWKHTDASILQLSALVDRAASVQATANPDPRALQALRHELYLLDGRMRGDAEQFLVLLSRCARLLHDVMVVCSLVTLLLVLTTCVLAMRRIRDYLLSHEGRFRTAFQQAALGMVKFDLRGRVLDANASMANILRYRPEELQACTLAELMHPDDIVLDSRGMIDWPTLLQSAELRFLHADGEVMWGRWSASLMEPGPEEPTLVLAVIEDVSHAHELADEVAFHARHDALTGLINRGEIERRLLCLIEPPQSPQLCHALCFVDLDHFKLVNDTFGHAVGDKFLCHFADVITMQLRPGDWLGRLGGDEFAILLANTDLLQAQALLTHMHGVLGQPWSHQGGKPLTPSCSFGVVEIRQGASDLNTLMTAADLACYAAKEEGRNRIRCFDENDLALARRRNDGGWISAVQQSIAEDRLLLYAQKIQVLSDPGRLQYEVLVRMRARDGRVLSPGEFLPAVERYGLGRMVDVHVLETLCAQLAANPLHVARLALCHVNLSAQSIAQPDFLDFVCALFERYPTLVPKLCMEITETAFIGNLEQAQRFVQSVRARGCHVALDDFGSGLASFGYLKQFTVDVLKIDCGFVRNYAHDAVDRAAVHSIAQVGLALGIEVVAEGVESEADIPGLRDAGVGQVQGFSLHRPCPLDDLLRMPQPLVVVSG, from the coding sequence ATGGCGCAGGCAGCACGCGGCACAAGCAGTGGGCAGACCATGCACATGGTGCGCGGCTGGTTGACGCTTCCTCTGGCGCTTTTGATCGGCATTGCCATCGGCATGGCAGTGGTGTCCGCGTTGCTGATCGAGATTCAATCCGGGGCCACCGCCTGGATCGTCGGCCAAAGCCACTGGTCCAATGCCCAGCAGGAGTCGGTGTATTGGATGGAGCGTTACCTGGGTAGTGGCGATCCAGCCGATCTGCAAGCCGCTTGCCGTGCGCTGGAAGTGCCTCTGGGCGATCGCTCGGCGCGCATGGCCGTCGAACAGCCGGTAATCGACTGGGATGAGGTCTACGCCGGCCTGAACGCCGGCCGCAATGCCCGTCAAGATATGCCGCAAATGGTGCGGCTCTATCGCTATGGCCGGGAATTTCCGTTTCTTGGCGAAGCGATCGCGCTTTGGAAGCATACCGACGCCAGCATTCTGCAACTGAGTGCATTGGTCGACCGTGCCGCCTCCGTGCAGGCCACCGCCAACCCCGACCCGCGCGCGCTGCAGGCTTTGCGCCATGAACTGTATCTGTTGGATGGCCGCATGCGCGGAGATGCAGAGCAGTTCCTGGTGCTGCTGAGCCGCTGCGCGCGCCTGCTGCACGATGTGATGGTGGTTTGCAGCCTGGTCACCTTGCTGCTGGTGCTGACCACCTGCGTGCTGGCGATGCGGCGCATCCGCGATTATCTGCTCTCGCACGAGGGCCGTTTCCGCACCGCGTTTCAGCAGGCGGCGCTTGGCATGGTCAAGTTCGATCTGCGCGGACGCGTGCTCGATGCCAACGCGTCGATGGCCAATATCCTGCGCTACCGGCCGGAAGAACTGCAGGCCTGCACGCTGGCCGAGTTGATGCATCCGGACGATATCGTGCTGGACAGCCGCGGTATGATCGATTGGCCGACGTTGCTGCAGTCCGCCGAGCTGCGCTTTCTGCATGCAGACGGTGAGGTGATGTGGGGCCGCTGGAGCGCCTCGCTGATGGAGCCCGGTCCGGAAGAACCGACCCTGGTGCTGGCGGTGATCGAAGATGTCTCGCATGCGCACGAGCTGGCCGACGAAGTGGCCTTCCACGCGCGCCACGATGCCTTGACCGGGTTGATCAATCGTGGCGAGATCGAACGCAGATTGCTGTGCCTGATCGAGCCGCCCCAATCGCCGCAGCTGTGCCATGCGCTGTGCTTTGTCGATCTGGATCATTTCAAACTGGTCAACGACACCTTCGGGCATGCGGTCGGCGACAAATTCCTGTGCCACTTCGCCGATGTGATCACCATGCAGTTGCGCCCCGGCGATTGGCTGGGGCGGCTGGGCGGCGACGAGTTCGCGATTCTGCTGGCCAACACCGATCTACTGCAGGCGCAGGCCTTGCTCACGCACATGCACGGCGTGCTCGGACAGCCGTGGAGCCATCAGGGCGGCAAGCCGCTGACGCCCAGTTGCAGCTTCGGCGTGGTGGAAATCCGCCAGGGGGCCAGCGATCTCAACACCTTGATGACCGCCGCCGATCTGGCCTGTTATGCGGCCAAGGAAGAAGGCCGCAACCGCATTCGCTGTTTCGACGAAAACGATTTGGCATTGGCGCGCCGCCGCAACGACGGTGGCTGGATCAGCGCAGTGCAGCAGTCCATCGCCGAAGACCGCTTGCTGTTGTACGCGCAGAAAATCCAGGTGTTGAGCGACCCCGGACGTCTGCAATACGAAGTGCTGGTGCGCATGCGCGCGCGCGACGGACGTGTGTTGAGCCCTGGCGAATTTCTGCCTGCGGTGGAGCGCTATGGCTTGGGTCGCATGGTCGATGTGCACGTGCTGGAAACCTTGTGCGCGCAGTTGGCGGCCAACCCGCTGCATGTGGCGAGGCTGGCACTGTGCCACGTCAATCTGTCGGCGCAATCGATCGCGCAGCCGGATTTTCTCGACTTTGTGTGTGCCTTGTTCGAGCGCTACCCCACGCTGGTGCCCAAGCTGTGCATGGAGATCACCGAGACTGCGTTCATCGGCAATCTAGAACAGGCGCAGCGCTTCGTGCAGAGCGTGCGTGCGCGTGGCTGCCATGTGGCGCTGGACGATTTCGGCAGCGGCCTTGCCTCGTTCGGCTATCTCAAGCAGTTCACCGTGGATGTGCTGAAGATCGACTGCGGCTTCGTACGCAATTACGCGCACGACGCGGTGGATCGCGCGGCGGTGCATTCGATCGCGCAGGTGGGCCTGGCGCTGGGGATTGAGGTGGTGGCCGAAGGCGTGGAATCGGAAGCGGACATCCCCGGTTTGCGCGATGCCGGGGTGGGTCAGGTGCAAGGCTTCAGCCTGCATCGCCCGTGTCCGCTGGATGATTTGCTACGCATGCCGCAGCCGTTGGTAGTGGTGTCTGGATAA
- a CDS encoding DUF4019 domain-containing protein yields MSRPGLLAGLLLVPSLVLAHQTQSAARPAGDALAPAASIASQAQQAQFTKQNTEMTQAALRVAQLVDANQVASLWDGASAVAKTAVKRDVFVSQIGAERARLGAVVGRGQGSVTRVKYAPGAQVPEGLYINVSFPTRFAKAQQPVRELVSFRLDEDKTWRLAGYSLRTSIK; encoded by the coding sequence ATGTCCCGTCCTGGTTTGCTTGCTGGGCTGCTGTTGGTTCCCTCGTTGGTCTTGGCACACCAGACGCAGAGCGCGGCGCGTCCGGCTGGTGATGCACTAGCGCCTGCAGCGTCGATCGCCAGCCAGGCGCAGCAGGCGCAGTTTACCAAGCAGAACACCGAGATGACCCAGGCCGCGTTGCGCGTGGCGCAACTGGTCGATGCCAATCAGGTCGCCTCGCTGTGGGATGGTGCCTCCGCCGTGGCCAAGACTGCGGTCAAGCGCGACGTCTTCGTCAGCCAGATCGGCGCCGAGCGTGCTCGGCTTGGTGCAGTGGTCGGGCGCGGGCAGGGCTCGGTGACGCGGGTAAAGTACGCCCCCGGTGCGCAGGTACCCGAAGGTCTGTACATCAACGTCAGCTTCCCGACCCGCTTCGCCAAGGCACAACAGCCGGTGCGCGAGCTGGTGTCGTTCCGTCTGGATGAAGACAAGACTTGGCGGCTTGCCGGCTACAGCCTGCGCACGTCGATCAAGTGA
- a CDS encoding DEAD/DEAH box helicase, with the protein MSKESPAPLLFADLGLSDAVMKAVANVGYESPSPIQAATIPALLAGRDVLGQAQTGTGKTAAFALPVLSNADLSQLKPQALVLAPTRELAIQVAEAFQKYAEAIPGFRVLPVYGGQPYAQQLSALKRGVHVVVGTPGRVIDHLDRGTLDLSQLKTLVLDEADEMLRMGFIDDVEAVLKKLPEKRQVALFSATMPPAIRRIAQTYLKDPAEVTIAAKTTTSANIRQRYWWVSGLHKLDALTRILEVEPFDGMIIFARTKAGTEELAQKLQARGLAAAAINGDMQQAAREKTIAQLKDGKLDILVATDVAARGLDVERVSHVLNYDIPYDTESYVHRIGRTGRAGRNGDAILFVTPREKGMLRSIERATRQPIEEMQLPSVDAVNDTRVARFMARITETLAGGQIEMYRDLLQRYETENNVPAIDIAAAMARLLQGDSPFLLTPPVRGAREEFAPRERNERGDRGERPRFEPKFERGPRAGGERAARPPRAERPAFADDGGAERPRRDPVAPRGEPEFGMESYRIDVGHTHGVKPANIVGAIANEAGLESRYIGRIDIQDDYSILDLPADMPRELLTHLKKVWVSGQQLNMRKLEEGEASASPSKLRFPRGGKPSGRPNGPGRPMDRAGAPHRKAAPKPRGE; encoded by the coding sequence ATGTCCAAAGAATCTCCCGCGCCGCTGCTGTTTGCAGACCTCGGCCTCTCTGACGCTGTGATGAAGGCAGTAGCCAACGTTGGCTACGAGTCCCCGTCGCCGATCCAGGCTGCCACCATTCCCGCGCTGCTGGCCGGTCGCGACGTACTCGGCCAGGCCCAGACCGGTACCGGCAAGACCGCTGCGTTTGCGTTGCCGGTGCTGTCCAATGCCGACCTCAGCCAGCTCAAGCCGCAGGCGCTGGTGCTGGCACCGACCCGCGAACTGGCCATCCAGGTCGCCGAGGCGTTCCAGAAATATGCCGAAGCCATTCCCGGCTTCCGCGTGCTGCCGGTCTACGGTGGCCAGCCCTATGCCCAGCAGCTGAGCGCGCTCAAGCGCGGCGTGCATGTCGTGGTCGGTACGCCCGGCCGCGTGATCGATCACCTGGATCGCGGCACGCTCGATCTGTCCCAGCTCAAGACGCTGGTGTTGGACGAAGCCGACGAAATGCTGCGCATGGGCTTCATCGACGACGTTGAAGCGGTGCTAAAGAAGTTGCCGGAAAAGCGCCAGGTTGCGCTGTTCTCGGCAACCATGCCGCCGGCGATCCGTCGTATCGCCCAGACCTATCTGAAGGACCCGGCCGAAGTCACCATCGCGGCCAAGACCACGACCTCGGCCAACATCCGCCAGCGCTACTGGTGGGTAAGCGGGCTGCACAAGCTGGATGCGTTGACCCGCATTCTGGAGGTCGAGCCGTTCGACGGCATGATCATCTTCGCGCGCACCAAGGCCGGTACCGAAGAGCTGGCGCAGAAGCTGCAGGCGCGCGGTCTGGCAGCGGCCGCCATCAATGGCGACATGCAGCAGGCCGCCCGCGAGAAGACCATCGCCCAGCTCAAGGACGGCAAGCTGGACATCCTGGTCGCCACCGACGTGGCCGCGCGCGGTCTGGACGTTGAGCGCGTCAGTCACGTGCTGAATTACGACATCCCGTACGACACCGAAAGCTACGTGCACCGCATCGGTCGCACCGGGCGTGCCGGCCGCAACGGCGATGCGATCCTGTTCGTCACCCCGCGCGAGAAGGGCATGCTGCGTTCGATCGAGCGCGCCACCCGCCAGCCGATCGAAGAAATGCAGCTGCCGAGTGTGGATGCAGTCAACGACACGCGCGTGGCGCGTTTCATGGCCCGCATCACCGAGACACTGGCCGGTGGCCAGATCGAGATGTATCGCGACCTGCTGCAGCGCTACGAGACCGAAAACAACGTGCCGGCGATCGATATCGCCGCGGCCATGGCCAGGTTGCTGCAAGGCGATTCGCCGTTCCTGCTGACTCCACCGGTACGCGGTGCGCGCGAAGAATTTGCGCCGCGTGAGCGCAACGAGCGTGGTGATCGTGGCGAGCGTCCGCGATTCGAGCCCAAGTTCGAGCGTGGCCCGCGTGCCGGCGGCGAGCGCGCTGCGCGTCCGCCGCGTGCCGAGCGTCCGGCGTTTGCCGATGACGGCGGCGCCGAGCGTCCTCGCCGCGACCCGGTCGCCCCGCGGGGCGAGCCGGAGTTCGGCATGGAGAGCTACCGCATCGACGTAGGCCACACCCACGGCGTGAAGCCGGCCAATATCGTCGGCGCGATCGCCAACGAAGCCGGTCTGGAAAGCCGCTACATCGGCCGGATCGACATCCAGGACGATTACTCGATTCTGGATCTGCCGGCCGACATGCCGCGCGAACTACTAACGCACCTGAAGAAGGTCTGGGTGTCCGGTCAGCAGCTGAACATGCGTAAGCTGGAAGAAGGCGAGGCGTCGGCGTCGCCGTCCAAGCTGCGCTTCCCGCGTGGTGGCAAGCCGTCCGGTCGTCCAAACGGCCCGGGCCGTCCGATGGACCGCGCCGGCGCACCGCATCGCAAGGCGGCGCCCAAGCCACGCGGCGAGTAA
- a CDS encoding pseudouridine synthase, translated as MTTRLNKYIADTGFCSRREADRLIGQRRVTVNGVPADTGAVVGEEDTVLVDGQPLRRRIASKPGGRRHVYIALNKPVGITCTTESSVKGNIVQFVGHQQRIFPIGRLDKDSEGLILMTSNGNIVNEILRAENRHQKEYLVAVNKPVTDQFLRGMARGVRIHNETTLPCRTARIAKFGFRIVLEQGLNRQIRLMAAEFGYRVTQLRRVRIDNIKLVALKPGQWRNLSDAELCGLLPQRTDW; from the coding sequence ATGACGACTCGACTCAACAAATACATCGCCGACACCGGCTTTTGCTCACGCCGCGAGGCCGATCGCCTGATCGGCCAACGGAGGGTGACCGTCAATGGCGTGCCTGCCGACACCGGCGCGGTAGTGGGCGAGGAAGACACCGTGCTGGTGGATGGCCAGCCGCTGCGCAGGCGCATCGCCAGCAAACCCGGCGGGCGCCGACACGTGTACATCGCGCTCAACAAGCCGGTCGGCATCACCTGCACCACCGAAAGTTCGGTCAAGGGCAATATTGTCCAATTCGTCGGGCACCAGCAGCGCATCTTCCCGATCGGCCGGCTCGACAAGGACTCCGAGGGGCTGATTCTGATGACCAGCAACGGCAATATCGTCAATGAGATTTTGCGCGCAGAAAATCGTCACCAGAAGGAATACCTGGTGGCAGTCAACAAGCCGGTGACTGACCAATTTCTGCGTGGCATGGCGCGCGGCGTGCGCATCCACAACGAGACCACGCTGCCGTGCCGCACTGCGCGGATCGCCAAGTTCGGCTTCCGCATCGTGCTGGAGCAGGGCTTGAATCGGCAGATCCGCCTGATGGCTGCCGAATTCGGCTACCGCGTGACCCAGTTGCGCCGGGTGCGCATCGACAACATCAAATTGGTCGCACTCAAACCAGGGCAATGGCGCAACCTCAGCGATGCGGAACTGTGTGGATTGCTGCCGCAGCGCACCGACTGGTAA
- a CDS encoding RNA-binding S4 domain-containing protein: MQILEFDLDGEYIELNQLLKLTGSADSGGQGKAIVASGAVSVDGVQELRKTAKIRAGQRVQMDDVEIRVLALDPDAEPSE; the protein is encoded by the coding sequence ATGCAAATCCTGGAATTCGACCTGGACGGCGAGTACATCGAACTCAACCAGCTGCTCAAGCTGACCGGCAGCGCCGACAGCGGCGGCCAGGGCAAGGCGATCGTCGCCAGCGGTGCGGTCAGCGTCGACGGTGTGCAGGAGCTGCGCAAGACTGCCAAGATCCGCGCCGGTCAACGCGTGCAGATGGACGATGTGGAGATTCGCGTGCTGGCGCTGGATCCAGACGCTGAGCCCAGCGAATGA
- a CDS encoding methylated-DNA--[protein]-cysteine S-methyltransferase, translating to MSTLHYDTFPSPIGALSVAADNTGVHYILFAQNRYDAVARARWVHDPDAPLVCEAREQLLDYLHGGRRRFDLPLAPTGTPFQLEVWHMLAQIRFGQTWSYAQLAQAVGRPAASRAVGAANGRNPLPIVLPCHRVIGTNGALTGFGGGLPTKQALLQLEGWSPRHIARADDLSADVSATRTC from the coding sequence ATGAGCACGTTGCATTACGACACCTTTCCTTCACCGATCGGCGCACTCAGCGTGGCTGCCGACAACACAGGTGTGCACTACATCCTGTTCGCGCAGAACCGCTATGACGCGGTCGCCCGCGCGCGCTGGGTGCACGATCCCGACGCACCGCTGGTGTGCGAGGCACGCGAGCAATTGCTCGACTATCTGCATGGGGGGCGCCGTCGTTTCGATCTGCCGCTGGCACCGACCGGCACGCCGTTTCAACTTGAGGTCTGGCACATGCTTGCGCAGATTCGGTTCGGTCAAACCTGGAGTTATGCGCAACTTGCGCAGGCCGTAGGTCGACCCGCGGCCAGCCGCGCGGTCGGTGCCGCCAATGGTCGCAATCCGCTGCCGATCGTACTGCCTTGCCATCGCGTAATCGGCACCAATGGCGCGCTGACCGGCTTCGGTGGTGGTCTGCCGACCAAGCAAGCGTTGTTGCAGTTGGAAGGCTGGTCGCCGCGACACATCGCACGCGCCGACGACCTATCTGCCGACGTCTCCGCAACACGCACGTGCTGA